GTCAAGGAGCAAACAGTTAAGGCGCTGCCAAGGCCACCTAACCAGGCGGTGAGCACCATCTTCTGGCAAAGCTGAGGGTGCATTATTACTGTGTAGTGAAGAGGTTGACAGACAGCGGCGtagcggtcataggccatcacagCCAGGAGAAGACATTCTGTGGCTCCAAGGTCAAGGGCAAAGAAGAATTGGAGCACACACCCTGCATAGGTAATAGACTTTGTCAGACCCCATAGATTTACCAGCATCTGGGGGATAATGCTATTTGCATAGCAGAGATCCAAAAAAGACAAATTGGATAAGAAGAAATACATGGGAGTATGGAGCTGGGTGTCTAGGTAAGATACAAGAATGATGGTTGTGTTTCCTACCAGAGTCACAACATAGAAGATGAAGACAACCCCAGAGATGACGCGTTCTAATTGGGGCCGATCAGAAAACCCCAGCAGGATGAAATCTGTTGTGAAACTTCCATTGTTCGTGTCCATGGCTCCTTAGGAAGGTCTAGGAGACAAATCAGAGTAATAATAAGTAGTGTCTACCccaggtaaaaataaaaatctctgtagTTTGCCATGAGTGTCCCAAATTCAGTTGTTTGTGTGCTCGCTCCCATTTAGAACACCTCTATTAATATTTCCCTGTGTTAAATGCtcaatatttccttctttgtgtttACTCATAACCAGAGTGATCTAACAATAATATGGTAAACCCAATCACACTGAATTGTAAATCATTGAAAGAACTTAATAAGTCATGACACCTATAGTTCCATGTACTTGAACAGCTAATAAATCCATGTAGTTAATGATATAATTTAGGAGTGGGATATATTTTGAGGAGTTGTCCTTCTTAAATGTATGACATAAGCATCACTCTATCGTGACAATTTTTTCCCTTATCAAAGGAGTGGAGTTTGGGGTAAAAAGTTAAATGATCCATTTTCTTGAGATAAACTTCACCATTTGGTAGTAGGATCACTTTTCATATTCACTTCCAAATGTGTGCTTTCCAGCCATTGTAATCTCCATCACCATCAACCTCCTCCTCATGTTTCCCCTCCTATTCATCTTTGCAGACATGGCTGTTCCTGTATCAATTTTAGTGTTCTTCACTATACTTCCCTTTTTTGTTGCATGTGTTTTGGGTACTAGGAAATATCATCTTTCCTATTGACCTTCATTGCCATATACAGAGGCCCTGTGTTTCTTGGAATACCTGCCATAACGGCTATTACACTATTTAAATAGCCTACTGTCTTGTCACAGGGTAAAAATTGAACTTTTAATTCCAGAAACGTTTGGCTATCACATACCCACAGCAACCACCTGTGTTAGCTCCTACTCACCTGGCCATTCAGCCAAAGTAGCAAGGTAGGTTACTCAAACAAAAAGCAGCTATTTAAATGATTAGTGTGTTGTTTTTCTATGCAGAAATTAACAATCATAGGATTCAATTCTCTGGTTGCTTTGGAACCTTATTGATAAAATCTCATTTCACTTCTGAAAGATTACTGAAAAGAGATAAAACATATATTTCACTATTTCTGAATACTTTATCATTAAATAGGTGGAATATTTTATTactgtattaaaattaattttttaagtttctattcttttggtttgtaatttttttcatattagtcCTGACCATGAACTTCAGAATTATGGTTCTTTATATTCATAGTGGGTTTGGAgccaagaaataataaatgtatttgctGCAGTTATAGTAAATAAGGTAAATTATCTATAGTATATCATTGTTACAAGCagttaaaacatgaaaatgtgaCAATCATGAAGAAGGAACTGTTATTACCAAGTAGTATGAGATAGGGATGTATTATTTTTCGAAATggaaattgaatttaattaatgAATATGAAGTTTTTATGTGGTTGGATGTCAGCTAAATTGAGCATAGTGTAGATTCTGGACTCAGAGCTTGGTGTGAAATCCCAGCTTCACTACTTGGAGGTAATGTGTCCCTGGGCAGTTTTGTAAATGGTTTGTACACCATGTTCTCTATATGTtcaatgatgataataatatcCTGAAAGGGAGTTTGTGAAGATTAGTATTTGTGATAACACTAGGAACTATGCTTGGTtcatatttaattctcaaaattaaaaattgtattcaCCAACCCATGAATTATTATTCTATTCACTCCTCACTCTCTTCATTTTTCACACTGGTGATTTTACCATGATGGTCTAGAACTAAACTGGAATGGTTAAAATTTTACGCTGGCATAACTTTTCAAAAGTGTAGACACTCATGTATGGAAAAGTGCCCACACACGATGTACATACTGAACTGATAAACCCAGAggcaggagaggacagaggacTTGGATCTCAACATGCCTTGATTACAAAATGCACTGggtgttctttaaaaatgtaggaTTGGGATAGTGTTGGGAATTAAAAGGCCATAGAATTTTAGAGTTGAAATAGACTCAGAAAGCATGATCCAGACTTCTGCCTTAGGATGGAGGTCTTCCACAGAATGTTCACACAACTCCTGTTTTCAGAGCTTCATACTCTTCTTTAATATTTGCCTCTTACTCTTTATGGGAGTCAGACATTCCTCTTTAGCAGAGCactggctttttttctttattctggaaATAACATGGAATAAGACAATTCACCATGGCTTCATTATAAAAAACAGTTTTGTTACACAGTAAAAGAGATGCTCAATGAGTTAAGGTGAATATTCTTGTAACTGACACTCAGGTCAAGAAACAGAACCCTACCAAGCATTGCAGGAGCTTCTATTCATGACTTGTCTGATCATTACCCACCCTGTTGTCCAAAGTATCCActatcctgatgtttatagtaatCTCCttgtattttaaactttattactCAAATGTGCATCTCTAGACAACATTGTTTAGTTTGActccttaaacatttttttatatatcttttgagTTTCCTTTAATAGTAGAAGCTATTATCAAATATACTCTTAGCTTAACATAAAGTTCCAAGATTAAGGGCTTGATGATTGTCAGCTCTTCCTAACACTGTGATGTTTAAGTACCATGCTTTTCTGGTTGCTATCCTTGGACTCACCATGGCTTATCAAATGCCTTGATTATGAGTTGAGAGTGTGCTATACCACACACAAGAAGGCTGTGAGCATCCATGATGCACATGcagtttctaaaatatatgtaaatatatataaaatatatgttagctAGGTTTAGCAGGTGAAATACATTACCAGCTCAGTTTAAGTTTTGGGTACCATAAGAACCCAGTATCCTATTGGAAGTGTGAAGCCTGAAATTACActttatgtaattttatgttGTGAATCCAAATATAGGACTTTTCAAAGCCTTGGTTtcaaattttagctattattataattttaatttaagcGTGGATGTGATATAAAAActacagagcacaagcagaagtaACATATTAAGAAAGCAGCATCAATGTTTTCAGCCAAAAcaggttttcatttttcacaataTGAAATCCAGTTTCTAATAGTATAGCATGAGTTTACATGTTACTTTGTTCAGTGAAATGTAAGAGAAATGAAGCAGacatatttaaacataatttcaaCGTGCAGAATGATGTGGAGGGGAAACGAGAAAGAAAATCGGAACATATTTACGTTTCAGGAGGGAAGAATTCACAGCTGTTGTGTTCTTATGTAGTCCAAAGGTACCCATGTTCCCATGATGCTGAGCCTTCATTTCAAGGGTAATCAGGGAAAGATTCTTGTTTGGCAAGTTAGTGAGTCCATGAAATACTGATTAGTCACCACTGTCTTGTACTAACACCACGATCACATTTACATTGAAATGCAACAGCTGAACTAAGATTCATTGAAGTCTCTAACGTGGATGCTGGAGAACTATTTGTGGGACTGGTGGAAAaattgctgaatttggtttgttaaGTGTATTTTTGATGGGATATGTGTAGTCTTTTCGTGTATACTCCTGTTAGACACAATTGTAGGTGGGATCTCTGCCCAATTAAACCAGGAGAGCCCTCCCTTGGTCTATGTATGCTCCAGGAAGTGTTTATGTAGGACTCTAAAGGCTAGTATGTTAAGGTGGTGTAGACCCTGGGGACTAGTGCCCCACAGAGGTGATTAACAGAACTTACACTATGGTCAGAGGGTTATCCAAACAACCATTTTAGGAAGGCTTCCCTTAAGATTTTGGGtttcatcttgtcttttttttttttccttaaagatttccTCCGTGAAAATTAATCAGAGATGACTATTATTATGTAATAAATTTACTGTTGaagactaaaaatataatttaagccATATCTATAAATTTAAGAGATTTAAttgaactgtgtttttttttccagtgggtaAGATATCAGTCACATTGGAGAAATATAGGCAATTATgtaggtgttatttttttttaagattttatttatttatttgagagagagagagcacatgagaggagggagggttagagggagaagcagactccctgctgagcagggagcccaatgcaggactcgatcccgggactccaggatcatgacctgagccgaagtcagtcgcttaaccaactgagccacccaggtgcccctatgtagGTGTTATTTTTGCAGGAAAGAAAAcacttgctatttttaaaattcacttattttttattatgttcaattagccaaatATAGCACATAATTAGATTTTAATGCAGTAttcagcgattcattagttgtgtataacatccagtgctcatcactacacgtgccctccttagtacctaTCACTAAATtgccctatccccccaccccctcccttctgtaaccctcagtttcaTTCCCGGCATCCAGAGTCTCTCATAatttgtctcctcctctgatttcatcccattcagttttccctcccttctcctgtggtcctccacactattccttatgttccacatatgagtcaaaccatatgataattgactttctctgcttgacttatttcactgagcataaccccctccagtgccatccatgtggatgcaaatggtgggtattcatcctttctgatggctgagtaataccctattgtatatatgaaccacatcttctttatccattcatctgttgaagggcatcttggctccttccacagtttggctattgtggacattgctgctatgaacattggggtgcaggtgccccttcttttcactacctctgtatctttggggtaaatacctagtagtgcaaattctgggtcatagggtagctctatttttaacatcttgaggaatctccatactgttttccagagtggctgtatcagcttgcattcccaccaacagtgtaagagggttccactttctccacaaccttttttttcattatttaataaatatttattgagttaatTATGGGCAAATGCAAAATCACAGTGCTGGATGATCCTTTGTTAAGTACACACTTCTTCATATCAATACAAAGCATGTATAGAGCCTTCTCTGTGCCAGCTGCTGAGGGTACAAAGACGGAGAGCACCTCAGATGATGTCACCTGGGAAGATATTCTTTTCTCgccttttctctattattttgttttcagatttttttttcatttttatctttcatcttattttatttttttaattatgttgttaaccactatatagtacatcattagattttgatgcggtgttcaacgattcatcagttgcatataacacccagtgctcattacaacacatgccctccttagtacccatcaccctgttacctcaTCTCCCTACACCccttccctctgaaaccctcagtttgtttcccagggtccatagtctctcatggtttgtctacctctctgatttctcccccttcagacttccctcttttcctctatgatccctctgtgctattccttatgtttcagatatgagtgaaaccatatgataattgactttctctgcttgacttatttcacttacataatcccctccatttccatccctgtcaatgcaaatggtaggtatttatcctttctgatggctgagtaatattccattgtgtatatggaccacattttctttatccattcatctgttgaagggcatcttggctctttccacagtttggctattgcggacattgctgctatgaacattggggtgcgtatggtccttcttttcagtacatctgtgtctttggggtaaatacccagtagtgcaattgctgggttatagggtagctctgtttttaacatcttgaggaacctccacactgttttccaaagtggctgtaccaacttgcattcccaccaaaagtttaagagggttcccctttgtccacaacctctccaacatttgttgtttcttgctttgttaatttttgccattctaactggtgtaaggtggtatctcaaagtgcttttgatttgaatttccctgatggctaatgatgaacatattttcatgtttctgttagccatttgtatgtccttttgactggattattgttttttgggtgttgagttttagaagttcttttttttttttaaagattttatttatttatttgacagagagagagcacaagtaggcagagtggcaggcagagggagagggagaagcaagctctccactgagcagggagccagatgtgggggctcaatcccaggaccccaggatcatgacctgagccgaaggcggctgcttaaccgactaagccacccaggtgccccgagttttagaagttctttaaaaagtcttggataccagctctttatctgtagtgtcatttgcaaatgtcttctccc
Above is a window of Zalophus californianus isolate mZalCal1 chromosome 7, mZalCal1.pri.v2, whole genome shotgun sequence DNA encoding:
- the LOC113927492 gene encoding olfactory receptor 2W1-like gives rise to the protein MDTNNGSFTTDFILLGFSDRPQLERVISGVVFIFYVVTLVGNTTIILVSYLDTQLHTPMYFFLSNLSFLDLCYANSIIPQMLVNLWGLTKSITYAGCVLQFFFALDLGATECLLLAVMAYDRYAAVCQPLHYTVIMHPQLCQKMVLTAWLGGLGSALTVCSLTLKLPRCGHREVDNFFCEMPALVKMACVYSKVIEITVFALGVIFLLAPISLILISYGVITQAVMRIKSKARWSKVLNTCGSHLTVVTLFYGTIIYMYMRPQNSTSQDEGKFLSLFYTIITPTLNPLIYTLRNKDVKSAVKRTLCVEKRSAKS